A single Aminobacterium mobile DSM 12262 DNA region contains:
- a CDS encoding M55 family metallopeptidase, producing MKIYISVDMEGATGIVSPLHVRAEAVNEYAFGCTMQYHDLKAVVEGALEAGATEILVNDSHARMINIDVSQLPKEVRLISGTPKALGMIEGVQGCDGAFFIAYHAMAGTPEAVLDHTVSGSSVFNVTLNGHNVGETGLNAAVCAEHHIPVALVSGDAAACREALALLGSNLITCAVKEGRSNSCATLLPPSVSFSLLKEAAKKAVASIQSKKAPVMKIATPYSLEITFKYSRQCDEVSYVPGVIRVDGRTVRMEGSTMEEMRHWMGIATSLAGSIKP from the coding sequence GTGAAGATCTACATAAGCGTGGATATGGAAGGGGCTACCGGCATCGTAAGTCCTTTACACGTGCGTGCCGAGGCTGTAAATGAATACGCTTTTGGGTGCACAATGCAATATCACGATCTAAAAGCCGTCGTTGAAGGAGCACTTGAAGCTGGCGCAACCGAAATACTTGTAAACGATTCACATGCACGAATGATTAATATTGATGTATCTCAGTTGCCCAAAGAGGTTCGGCTTATCTCTGGAACTCCCAAAGCACTTGGCATGATTGAAGGGGTTCAAGGATGCGACGGAGCATTTTTTATCGCCTACCATGCTATGGCAGGAACGCCAGAAGCGGTGCTAGACCACACTGTTTCTGGAAGTTCTGTCTTCAACGTAACGCTCAATGGCCACAACGTAGGTGAGACCGGGCTCAATGCCGCAGTCTGTGCTGAACATCATATTCCCGTAGCACTCGTCTCTGGAGATGCCGCCGCCTGTCGAGAGGCTCTGGCGCTTTTAGGGAGCAATCTCATTACGTGTGCTGTAAAAGAAGGGCGCTCTAACAGCTGCGCAACCCTATTACCTCCTTCCGTCTCTTTCTCTCTTTTGAAAGAAGCGGCAAAAAAAGCAGTAGCGTCTATACAATCTAAAAAAGCCCCCGTTATGAAAATTGCTACTCCTTATTCCTTAGAGATTACGTTTAAATATTCCCGCCAATGTGACGAAGTGTCTTATGTTCCAGGGGTTATTCGCGTAGATGGGCGAACGGTACGAATGGAAGGTTCTACCATGGAAGAGATGCGACACTGGATGGGGATA